From the Acidicapsa ligni genome, one window contains:
- a CDS encoding MFS transporter, which produces MSESIQVSAPSKLRWLTRNVFAIGMLSLFSDTGHELTTAILPLFLQSFGGGAIALGTIEGVSDASSSLLKMWMSHYSDRVGKRKPILIFGYLVTALMGCFAFVTRWWQLVAIRAIAWIGRGARGPVRDALLAESVPAEAHGRAFGFETAMDTVGAILGPAIALSLIGIISLRHIFLISFIPGSITVLIAIFLVKDIARAPQPHLEIWGSLRALPKSFWRYVSAVGIFGLGNFAHTLLVLRAVVLLTPRYGAVTAGRMGVALYILHNVIYAAISYPIGVLGDRTNKKRILATGYALFGLMCVLFMYNTTNLVVLAIVFILAGIYIGIVDSMERALAADLLPLSQRGTGYGALATVNSFGDLLSSILVGLLWNRVSYTAGLSYAAVLTLCGSIFLFVWKPQRFDGFTGS; this is translated from the coding sequence ATGTCCGAATCCATTCAGGTTTCAGCTCCATCAAAGCTCCGCTGGCTTACGCGCAATGTCTTTGCGATAGGTATGCTGAGCCTCTTCTCCGACACAGGTCACGAGCTGACGACAGCGATTCTTCCGCTCTTCCTGCAGAGCTTTGGCGGCGGCGCCATCGCTCTGGGAACCATCGAAGGGGTTTCGGACGCGTCCTCCAGCCTTCTGAAGATGTGGATGTCCCATTACTCCGACCGCGTGGGCAAACGTAAGCCCATTCTCATCTTTGGCTATCTGGTAACAGCCCTGATGGGGTGCTTCGCGTTTGTGACACGTTGGTGGCAACTTGTCGCGATACGCGCGATAGCATGGATTGGACGAGGAGCACGCGGACCCGTTCGGGATGCTTTGCTCGCAGAAAGCGTCCCTGCCGAGGCGCACGGGCGGGCGTTCGGCTTCGAAACGGCAATGGATACCGTCGGAGCGATCCTTGGTCCGGCGATTGCCCTTTCTCTCATCGGCATCATCAGCCTCAGACACATTTTCCTGATCAGCTTTATCCCAGGATCCATCACCGTCTTGATCGCCATCTTCCTGGTCAAGGACATCGCCCGCGCTCCGCAGCCTCATCTCGAGATATGGGGATCGCTTCGCGCACTTCCGAAGTCATTCTGGCGCTACGTCTCCGCGGTTGGAATATTCGGTTTGGGCAATTTCGCTCACACCTTGCTCGTCCTCCGTGCTGTGGTGCTGCTCACTCCGAGGTACGGCGCGGTCACGGCGGGGAGAATGGGAGTTGCTCTGTACATCCTTCATAACGTCATCTACGCAGCCATCTCTTACCCGATCGGAGTTCTTGGAGATAGAACGAATAAGAAACGAATCCTGGCGACTGGATATGCGCTGTTCGGCCTGATGTGTGTCCTATTCATGTACAACACCACCAACCTTGTCGTCCTCGCCATCGTCTTCATCCTCGCCGGGATTTATATCGGCATCGTTGACTCGATGGAGCGGGCGCTGGCTGCCGATCTTCTTCCGCTCAGTCAGCGAGGGACCGGGTACGGCGCTCTCGCCACCGTCAATTCCTTCGGTGACCTTCTGTCCAGCATCCTGGTGGGCTTACTTTGGAACCGCGTCTCCTACACGGCAGGCCTAAGCTATGCGGCGGTCCTAACTTTGTGTGGCTCAATTTTTCTTTTTGTTTGGAAACCACAACGTTTCGATGGCTTCACAGGTTCTTGA
- a CDS encoding inorganic diphosphatase, whose translation MPDYLRLEIGDESPKIVTVVIEIPRDSTNKYEYDKKRHVFKLDRTLFSPVHYPADYGFIPQTLAEDGDPLDILVLGEHPTFPGCVYDALPIGLFRMIDQGVPDEKILAYATGNPRFHGTKEYSEVQPHILKEMEHFFSIYKVLEGKQTSVQGWSDAAEAQRMIVTCHNRFVDAHKGE comes from the coding sequence ATGCCGGATTATCTTCGTTTAGAAATTGGCGACGAGTCTCCAAAGATCGTCACCGTTGTCATTGAAATTCCCCGCGACAGCACAAACAAGTACGAATACGACAAGAAGCGTCATGTCTTCAAGCTGGACAGGACTCTCTTCTCGCCGGTCCACTACCCCGCAGATTATGGTTTTATTCCGCAGACGCTCGCGGAGGATGGAGATCCGCTGGATATTCTCGTACTCGGAGAGCATCCTACGTTTCCGGGCTGCGTGTACGACGCTCTGCCAATTGGCCTCTTCCGCATGATCGACCAGGGCGTACCCGATGAAAAGATTCTGGCGTACGCGACCGGTAATCCCCGATTCCACGGAACGAAGGAATATTCCGAGGTGCAGCCCCACATCCTTAAGGAAATGGAACATTTCTTCTCCATTTACAAGGTGCTCGAAGGCAAGCAGACCAGCGTTCAGGGATGGAGTGATGCCGCAGAAGCTCAACGCATGATCGTGACCTGCCATAACCGCTTTGTGGACGCTCATAAAGGAGAGTAG
- a CDS encoding metallophosphoesterase family protein, whose amino-acid sequence MRIAIISDVHANFPALRAFSETWDELWVIGDLVNYGPNPNEVIDWVQTHAHCVVRGNHDHAIGFSTDPRCSAPYRAMASETGAFTNKVLSEQSKRYLERLPLTVERRLREHTFYLVHATPSDPLFGYLDKDAPQWDDEVRATGANIVVTGHTHVPFIRTVDNQTLINPGSIGQPKTGTPDACYAIWEDGSLELRRYAYPVADTESEIRAMPISESVKADLIQSLRTGGVSAKQVSG is encoded by the coding sequence ATGAGAATTGCAATTATTTCCGATGTCCATGCAAATTTCCCCGCTCTTCGTGCCTTCTCGGAGACCTGGGATGAACTATGGGTGATTGGGGACCTTGTGAACTATGGACCAAACCCAAACGAAGTGATCGATTGGGTACAGACGCACGCTCACTGTGTGGTGCGGGGCAATCACGACCATGCGATCGGCTTCTCGACCGACCCGCGATGCTCCGCTCCCTATCGTGCAATGGCCTCCGAGACAGGAGCCTTCACGAACAAGGTTCTCTCCGAACAATCGAAACGCTATCTCGAGAGACTCCCTTTAACCGTGGAGAGGCGGCTGCGCGAGCATACGTTCTACTTGGTCCATGCCACGCCATCTGATCCGCTGTTCGGATACCTCGACAAAGATGCCCCGCAATGGGATGACGAGGTGAGAGCCACCGGAGCCAATATCGTGGTCACGGGCCACACGCATGTCCCGTTCATTCGAACCGTCGACAATCAGACACTCATCAATCCCGGCAGCATCGGGCAGCCGAAGACTGGAACACCCGATGCCTGTTACGCGATTTGGGAGGACGGGAGTCTGGAACTCCGGCGGTATGCTTACCCAGTTGCGGATACCGAGTCTGAGATCCGCGCTATGCCAATCTCGGAGTCGGTAAAAGCGGATCTCATTCAGTCTCTACGGACCGGGGGCGTCAGTGCTAAACAGGTGAGTGGATGA
- a CDS encoding HEAT repeat domain-containing protein has translation MIVFCTECWHETDSSHRTCPRCGANLAINPHSYEEKLTSALDHPLAEARVRACWLIGLNNVQAAATKLMSVVESDTDLFVRRAAVQALGKIHARVAVPLLQSLIGLEDHWMEAEARKSIHHIEHDSATVERSSEP, from the coding sequence GTGATTGTTTTCTGCACAGAGTGCTGGCATGAGACTGATTCATCGCACCGAACTTGTCCGCGGTGCGGAGCTAACCTGGCAATCAATCCGCATTCTTACGAAGAGAAGCTGACCTCGGCATTGGACCATCCCCTTGCGGAGGCACGAGTGCGTGCCTGCTGGCTTATCGGTCTCAACAATGTTCAGGCAGCCGCCACGAAATTAATGTCTGTGGTAGAAAGCGACACGGACCTATTTGTTCGCCGGGCCGCGGTGCAGGCCCTCGGTAAGATCCACGCTCGGGTCGCAGTGCCCCTACTCCAGTCGCTAATCGGGTTGGAAGATCATTGGATGGAAGCAGAGGCACGAAAGAGCATTCATCATATTGAGCACGATTCCGCCACGGTAGAGCGATCGTCCGAACCGTAG
- a CDS encoding DUF211 domain-containing protein codes for MAALNIRRLVLDVDKALARPQLPEIAASINEVPGVEALNITVTEIDLETVGMEVTIQGEMLDYDAIVRAIEGAGAVVHSIDELAAGNLLIEKVARAR; via the coding sequence ATGGCAGCACTGAATATTCGCCGTCTAGTTCTCGACGTGGACAAGGCCCTCGCTCGGCCGCAGCTCCCAGAGATTGCCGCATCGATCAATGAGGTTCCCGGCGTTGAAGCGCTCAACATTACCGTGACCGAAATCGATCTCGAAACCGTGGGAATGGAAGTCACCATCCAGGGCGAAATGCTCGACTATGATGCCATCGTGCGTGCCATCGAAGGCGCTGGAGCGGTCGTTCATAGTATCGACGAACTAGCGGCCGGCAATCTCCTGATCGAAAAGGTCGCGCGCGCACGATGA
- a CDS encoding MutS-related protein: MKVFLLYRDRDFDSNCPLPPHSATLMKDLEIDRLLGAMAAGDAFLFDVAKKTLFASLSQTEDILYRQQVLRECLEHAAVIRDIYAIAVEAIEQEKKVWGAIFGRYPDSSLSRSIDVLRIFIGSLERLRVIADQSDEEFHSEGLKRFFEMITRELNDAYLDTVKSYLQRLTFKRGVLLSAELGKGNKLSQFVLLKPQDEKRGWRELLKRWMEQLSSKGTQESFVYQVADRDEAGMRALTELKGRGISNVATALAQSTDHILSFFTKLRMELGFYVGCLNLRDRLINKKETFCFPEPTSSDEQVFSARALYDVSLSLSIEDRAVGSDVDADEKSLILITGANRGGKSTFLRSVGLSQLMMQCGMFVAAQRFSANIRDGLYTHFKREEDSTLKSGKLDEELHRMSVIVDSITPHSLMLLNESFGSTNEREGSEIARQIVRSFLDSGVKVFYVTHMFDLAGGFYQEKMVNSLFLRAERLEDSTRTFRLIEGAPLPTSYGEDLYWRIFCHGPLQGNESLLGGDVGQRTRKAGMRK, translated from the coding sequence ATGAAGGTATTTCTGTTGTATCGAGACAGGGATTTCGATTCGAACTGCCCACTGCCACCGCACTCCGCCACCTTGATGAAAGATCTTGAGATTGATCGACTGCTTGGCGCGATGGCCGCTGGCGATGCTTTTCTATTCGATGTGGCTAAGAAAACCTTGTTTGCAAGCCTCTCACAGACAGAAGACATCCTTTATCGGCAACAGGTTCTCAGAGAATGCCTGGAACACGCAGCAGTCATTAGAGATATCTATGCGATAGCAGTGGAAGCAATCGAGCAAGAAAAGAAGGTATGGGGGGCCATATTTGGGCGATACCCTGATAGCTCCTTAAGCCGATCCATTGATGTCCTTCGGATCTTTATCGGCTCGCTCGAGCGCTTACGAGTCATCGCAGACCAGAGCGACGAAGAGTTTCATTCAGAAGGCCTGAAGCGGTTTTTCGAGATGATCACGCGCGAACTCAACGACGCATATCTGGACACAGTGAAGAGTTACTTGCAGCGGCTCACGTTTAAGCGAGGTGTCTTGCTCAGCGCAGAACTGGGAAAGGGAAACAAACTTAGCCAATTTGTACTTCTAAAACCTCAGGATGAGAAACGTGGGTGGCGTGAGCTCCTAAAGCGGTGGATGGAGCAGCTGTCTTCAAAGGGCACCCAGGAGAGCTTCGTGTACCAGGTTGCCGATCGCGACGAAGCTGGCATGCGTGCTCTAACCGAGCTGAAAGGGCGAGGCATCAGCAATGTCGCGACTGCACTTGCTCAATCGACCGATCATATACTGAGTTTCTTCACGAAGCTGCGCATGGAGCTAGGATTCTACGTAGGTTGCCTAAACCTTCGAGACCGATTGATTAATAAGAAAGAGACATTCTGCTTTCCGGAGCCGACGTCTTCAGACGAACAGGTATTCTCAGCCCGCGCTCTTTATGATGTCAGCCTGAGCTTGAGTATCGAGGACAGAGCTGTAGGCAGCGACGTCGACGCCGACGAAAAATCACTCATCCTGATTACAGGTGCCAACCGAGGGGGGAAATCTACGTTCCTTCGCAGTGTCGGCCTTTCTCAGTTGATGATGCAGTGTGGGATGTTTGTGGCTGCGCAACGGTTTAGTGCCAATATACGTGATGGCCTCTATACGCATTTCAAACGCGAGGAGGACAGCACCCTAAAGAGCGGAAAGCTCGATGAGGAGCTTCACAGGATGAGCGTCATCGTCGATAGCATCACACCGCACAGCTTAATGCTGCTCAACGAATCGTTTGGTTCTACAAACGAGAGAGAAGGATCGGAGATCGCGCGGCAGATCGTGCGCAGCTTTCTTGACAGTGGTGTCAAGGTCTTCTATGTGACCCATATGTTCGATTTGGCCGGTGGCTTTTATCAAGAGAAGATGGTGAACTCACTCTTCCTAAGGGCGGAAAGACTCGAGGACAGCACACGGACCTTTCGTCTTATTGAGGGCGCGCCGCTGCCGACAAGTTACGGAGAAGATCTGTATTGGAGGATATTCTGCCACGGTCCTTTGCAGGGTAATGAGTCGTTACTTGGAGGCGACGTTGGACAGCGGACACGGAAAGCCGGCATGCGCAAGTGA
- a CDS encoding MutS-related protein encodes MSFRSILFDEMEIDADIDARRPPDFFGDLHLEQIVDSITAGRDEYNLKPFFYVPLGTISSIHYRHDILRDFENQALLVHIQSFAQRLRSMRDALAQSEKLFYKCQKQSWFLSAVVIYCTAVKSLTRDLKIAGPRSRGLSEFCKYVSSYADSREFGSLVAETEKLKTALSKIRYCLHIAGARITVGRYESQPDYGAEVLRTFEKFKQAEAKDYHFDFPSSVEINHVEAAILDRVAFLFPETFTTLAEYSFRHRNFVDRTIKTFDREVQFYVAYVEHMELYRKLELHFCLPTVTDQSKEICGRQGFDLALASNSLSTKSSVITNDFYLKNPERILVVSGPNQGGKTTFARTFGQLHYLASIGCPIPGKEAKLFLFDNLFTHFEREENLNNLSGKLEDDLIRIHKILERATSKSVLIMNESFASTTLTDALFLGKKIMEQIIELDMLCVSVTFLDELASLGATTVSMVSTVRPDDSAQRTFKIVRKPADGLAYAMALAEKYQLSYEGVKRRVLR; translated from the coding sequence ATGTCGTTTCGAAGCATTCTATTCGACGAGATGGAAATTGATGCTGATATTGATGCCCGAAGGCCGCCTGACTTCTTCGGTGATTTGCACCTTGAGCAGATTGTCGATTCCATTACCGCTGGCCGGGATGAATACAATTTGAAGCCCTTCTTCTATGTCCCATTGGGGACCATCTCGTCGATTCACTACCGCCATGACATATTGCGTGATTTTGAAAACCAGGCTCTGCTGGTGCACATTCAATCCTTTGCTCAACGGCTGAGGTCGATGCGTGATGCTCTCGCTCAGTCGGAGAAGCTTTTCTATAAATGCCAAAAGCAGAGTTGGTTCTTGTCTGCCGTGGTGATTTACTGCACGGCGGTGAAAAGCCTGACGCGCGATCTGAAGATCGCTGGTCCTCGCTCGCGAGGCTTGTCCGAGTTCTGCAAGTATGTAAGCAGCTATGCCGACTCTCGCGAGTTTGGCTCGCTTGTAGCAGAGACTGAGAAGCTCAAGACTGCCCTCTCGAAGATCAGATATTGCCTACATATTGCCGGTGCTCGTATCACAGTCGGCAGGTACGAATCACAACCTGACTATGGTGCGGAGGTCTTGCGAACGTTTGAGAAGTTCAAGCAGGCTGAAGCCAAGGACTATCACTTTGATTTCCCCTCTTCTGTTGAGATAAACCACGTCGAAGCCGCCATTCTGGATCGTGTGGCCTTTCTATTTCCAGAGACCTTCACCACATTGGCGGAATACTCGTTCCGCCATCGCAATTTCGTCGATCGGACGATCAAGACCTTTGACCGAGAGGTGCAGTTTTATGTCGCATACGTAGAGCATATGGAGCTGTACAGGAAGCTTGAACTCCATTTCTGTCTACCCACCGTTACCGATCAATCTAAAGAAATATGTGGGAGACAAGGCTTTGATCTCGCGCTCGCGAGCAATTCTCTCAGCACGAAGAGCAGCGTAATCACCAATGATTTTTATCTAAAGAACCCGGAACGAATCCTGGTTGTTTCTGGTCCGAACCAAGGGGGGAAGACGACCTTTGCCCGAACGTTCGGGCAGCTTCATTATTTGGCAAGTATCGGCTGTCCGATTCCCGGTAAAGAGGCAAAACTTTTTCTGTTCGACAATCTGTTTACTCATTTTGAACGAGAAGAGAACCTCAACAACCTCAGTGGCAAGCTGGAAGATGATCTAATCCGAATTCACAAGATCCTCGAGCGCGCAACGTCTAAGAGCGTGCTGATCATGAATGAGAGCTTCGCCTCGACGACATTGACGGATGCGCTTTTTCTCGGCAAAAAGATTATGGAACAAATCATTGAACTCGACATGCTATGCGTGTCGGTGACCTTCCTAGATGAATTGGCCTCCCTCGGAGCAACCACGGTAAGCATGGTCAGTACGGTACGGCCCGACGATTCCGCTCAGAGAACATTCAAGATTGTCCGAAAGCCCGCTGATGGCCTGGCGTACGCAATGGCATTAGCGGAAAAATACCAGCTCAGCTACGAAGGGGTGAAAAGGCGGGTTCTGAGATGA
- the fumC gene encoding class II fumarate hydratase has translation MSDIPVRKSPRVSGAPFDEGTFRIETDSLGEVKVPITRLWGAQTQRSLEHFSIGNDLMPIEVYRAYGYVKKAAAIVNQSLGCLPIAKALLITQIADEIIAGRLDEEFPLYVWQTGSGTQSNMNVNEVISNRASQITNEMLGSKTPLHPNDDVNMSQSSNDTFPTAMHIAAVFEIEGYLLPRVEALVSVIEARSTEWQSIIKIGRTHLQDAVPLSVGQEWSGYAAQMWDAIAVLKSSLGGLYRLAAGGTAVGTGLNAPAGFGEAIAQEIASLTGFPFVTAPNKFAAQASSDAVVAAHAGLRGLAVCLMKIANDMRWLASGPRCGLGELILPENEPGSSIMPGKVNPTQCEAIVMVAIQVIGNDTAVAFAGSQGNFELNTMRPLIINNFLHSARILADGCEKFRVHSVEGTQVNLTRVNEHLNNSLMLVTALSPVIGYDKASQIAHRAMSEGVTLRQAAISSGLIEEATFDQVLDPRKMIGAE, from the coding sequence ATGTCAGACATCCCTGTCAGGAAAAGCCCGAGGGTATCAGGCGCCCCCTTCGACGAAGGCACATTTCGCATAGAGACCGATTCGCTCGGAGAAGTGAAAGTCCCGATAACTCGCCTTTGGGGCGCGCAGACGCAGCGATCCCTGGAGCACTTTTCCATCGGAAATGACCTCATGCCAATCGAGGTTTATCGCGCTTACGGTTACGTTAAGAAAGCCGCCGCGATAGTAAATCAGAGCCTCGGTTGTCTGCCGATCGCCAAAGCCCTACTGATAACACAAATCGCCGATGAGATTATCGCTGGTCGCCTGGATGAAGAATTTCCGCTCTATGTTTGGCAGACCGGATCAGGTACGCAGTCGAACATGAACGTAAATGAAGTCATTTCCAATCGCGCCAGTCAAATCACGAACGAAATGCTCGGCTCAAAGACCCCACTGCATCCCAACGACGACGTGAACATGTCGCAATCGTCCAATGACACGTTTCCCACGGCCATGCACATCGCCGCGGTGTTCGAGATCGAGGGCTATCTTCTCCCCCGCGTGGAGGCCCTTGTCTCAGTCATCGAAGCGAGATCCACAGAGTGGCAGTCAATCATCAAGATCGGACGAACTCACCTGCAGGATGCGGTCCCATTGTCGGTAGGACAGGAGTGGTCCGGGTACGCCGCACAGATGTGGGATGCAATTGCAGTCCTCAAATCCTCCCTCGGCGGTTTGTACCGACTCGCCGCCGGCGGTACAGCGGTCGGCACCGGGCTGAACGCCCCGGCTGGATTCGGGGAGGCAATTGCACAGGAGATTGCCTCGCTAACCGGATTTCCTTTTGTCACCGCACCCAACAAGTTTGCGGCACAGGCCTCCTCGGATGCGGTTGTCGCCGCACATGCTGGTCTACGGGGATTGGCAGTTTGTCTGATGAAAATAGCTAACGATATGCGCTGGCTTGCCTCAGGACCGCGCTGTGGATTGGGAGAGTTGATTCTGCCGGAAAACGAACCAGGATCGTCGATCATGCCGGGGAAGGTGAATCCAACGCAGTGTGAGGCGATCGTCATGGTCGCAATTCAGGTGATCGGGAACGACACGGCGGTGGCTTTTGCCGGATCCCAGGGCAACTTTGAACTCAACACGATGAGGCCCCTCATCATCAATAATTTTCTCCATTCGGCACGAATTCTCGCGGACGGATGTGAAAAGTTCCGGGTTCATTCCGTTGAGGGTACGCAGGTCAACTTAACCAGGGTGAATGAACACCTCAATAATTCGCTCATGTTGGTGACCGCCCTGAGCCCGGTCATTGGCTACGATAAGGCATCCCAGATTGCCCACAGAGCGATGAGTGAGGGGGTGACTCTGCGGCAGGCCGCAATTTCCAGCGGTTTGATCGAGGAGGCCACTTTCGATCAGGTTCTCGATCCCCGGAAGATGATCGGGGCTGAGTGA
- a CDS encoding universal stress protein — MDQAVATETFRKILIADDGTPWGARATELGLGLAAKLEASVVMLGIVEPPNIQAAGEGLPVEDPSNRRRRIEKRLYECIRSGGLLGLEMTTEMVEGWAEKQIRLRARENHVDLIVIGGPPRNWIQRWFTSSVAETLARRTGCSVLSAQ; from the coding sequence ATGGATCAAGCAGTTGCCACTGAGACTTTCCGGAAGATCCTTATTGCAGATGATGGTACGCCATGGGGCGCACGGGCAACAGAATTGGGCTTGGGTCTTGCAGCGAAGCTTGAGGCAAGCGTTGTCATGTTGGGCATCGTCGAGCCACCCAACATACAGGCGGCAGGAGAGGGATTGCCGGTCGAAGATCCCTCAAACCGGCGACGACGGATTGAGAAACGGCTCTACGAGTGCATCCGTTCAGGAGGGTTACTCGGGCTTGAAATGACGACCGAAATGGTCGAAGGCTGGGCTGAGAAGCAGATCCGCCTGCGCGCTCGCGAGAATCACGTAGACCTGATCGTGATTGGAGGGCCACCTCGTAACTGGATCCAGAGATGGTTTACGAGTTCCGTCGCAGAAACCCTGGCACGCCGTACAGGATGTTCCGTGTTGTCCGCCCAGTAG
- a CDS encoding glycosyltransferase 87 family protein: protein MSLISIRAVSWAERVILCFAVLFFCVHSLPRTWRTLNTDFPNYYTAARLAHEGYDTSRMYEWPWIEREKDHRGIDIRVIGLLPITPFSTLTAWPVAELEPLVAKHIWIILNVVFLVPIAWMLQSMTRLSYQRISLVILLSYPMYRNLLYGQFYIFLLLLLTAACFSYLRGYRVLAGVLVAIAAACKIFPLLLFVFFLQRRDWRALASATATGLSAIAVSIAVFGVNANRTWLEEILPWVTRGEGLGIYTTTPSISGVLHCLFLSEPQLNPHPWHDSPLIYALLAPALQMLVLAPAILFIRKGDESKRQILLEWSALLTAALAISTIPASYNFVLMIFPVCVLSSILLQNRRYAWLACLIVAYLGIGFPLPVPLQLSGLALLLYVPRLPLMMAVLFGIYALLWRRKQESPDRDWSRYAWAVIMVASVLLSTRSTLRVERAEREEYAYRLPLQAQGFLSAEPQSTVDGVRYAAFTAGGYRLMTEGRNGVQADSGVDAAEDDLSFTSGFGHTLVERASVSGSRIVDLQNPSRTLVENAREPMISSDGHDLAFLQDDHGRGRLMFRPTFESNSAETRLTPLQWNVYEASFRSEGDYAVSAVEGDSLPKIFLMDATHKDAPITIATARFPALSPDGRWLAYSHLNHGVWNLWLRDDSNGSTRRIADVPCNQIQPSWASDSKTLLYGTDCGRSIWFTAIARRKVLP, encoded by the coding sequence ATGTCGCTCATATCGATTCGTGCTGTCTCCTGGGCTGAACGCGTCATCCTCTGTTTTGCTGTGCTCTTTTTTTGCGTGCACAGCCTTCCGCGTACATGGCGGACGCTGAATACAGATTTTCCGAACTATTACACGGCGGCTCGGCTGGCGCATGAAGGTTATGACACATCACGCATGTACGAGTGGCCATGGATCGAACGCGAGAAAGACCATCGCGGTATCGATATCCGTGTCATAGGGCTGCTTCCGATCACACCATTTTCAACACTGACTGCGTGGCCGGTGGCAGAACTGGAACCGCTTGTTGCAAAGCATATTTGGATAATTCTGAACGTTGTGTTCCTTGTTCCTATTGCCTGGATGTTGCAGTCAATGACGAGACTGAGCTACCAGCGAATAAGCTTAGTCATACTCCTCAGTTATCCCATGTATCGCAATCTTCTGTATGGGCAGTTCTATATTTTTCTGCTCTTGCTCTTGACTGCGGCGTGCTTCAGTTATCTGAGGGGATATCGAGTTTTGGCTGGCGTCCTGGTGGCGATCGCTGCGGCCTGCAAGATATTCCCGCTCCTGCTATTTGTATTCTTTCTACAGCGCAGGGATTGGCGAGCTCTGGCATCGGCTACGGCCACTGGTCTTTCCGCCATTGCTGTCTCGATTGCGGTCTTCGGAGTCAATGCAAATCGTACCTGGTTGGAGGAAATCCTGCCATGGGTAACGCGCGGAGAAGGGCTTGGCATTTATACAACGACTCCCTCTATCTCCGGCGTTCTTCATTGTCTCTTTCTCTCTGAGCCCCAATTGAATCCCCATCCGTGGCACGATTCTCCATTGATTTACGCATTGCTTGCGCCTGCTCTGCAGATGCTTGTGCTTGCGCCTGCTATTTTGTTCATTCGCAAAGGGGATGAGAGCAAGCGCCAAATCCTGCTGGAATGGTCTGCGTTGTTGACTGCGGCACTTGCCATCTCCACGATCCCGGCTTCTTACAATTTTGTTCTCATGATATTTCCTGTGTGCGTGCTCTCGAGCATCCTTCTGCAGAACAGGCGGTATGCATGGCTCGCGTGCCTGATCGTTGCATATCTCGGCATTGGATTTCCGCTTCCAGTTCCACTGCAACTTTCCGGTCTTGCACTTCTGCTGTATGTTCCTCGCCTGCCACTGATGATGGCGGTGCTCTTCGGAATTTATGCCCTACTGTGGCGACGTAAGCAGGAGAGTCCGGATCGGGACTGGAGTCGCTATGCATGGGCGGTGATTATGGTTGCATCCGTCCTTCTCAGCACGCGTTCGACTCTTCGCGTGGAACGTGCCGAGCGTGAGGAGTATGCATACCGTCTGCCATTGCAGGCGCAAGGCTTTCTCAGCGCGGAGCCACAATCTACAGTGGATGGGGTTCGCTATGCCGCGTTCACTGCGGGTGGATATCGGCTGATGACGGAGGGACGAAATGGAGTTCAGGCAGACTCTGGTGTTGATGCGGCGGAAGACGATCTTTCGTTTACCAGCGGCTTCGGACACACCTTGGTCGAGCGTGCTTCCGTTTCGGGATCTCGAATTGTAGACCTTCAAAATCCCTCGCGAACTCTGGTCGAAAATGCGCGCGAGCCAATGATTTCTTCGGATGGGCACGATCTCGCGTTTCTACAGGACGATCATGGACGAGGACGGCTCATGTTCCGCCCCACGTTTGAATCGAACAGTGCGGAGACGCGGTTGACCCCTCTTCAGTGGAACGTCTACGAGGCATCGTTTCGTTCCGAGGGGGACTATGCAGTATCGGCCGTTGAGGGCGACTCTCTTCCAAAGATCTTCCTGATGGATGCAACGCACAAGGACGCACCCATCACCATCGCAACCGCACGTTTTCCGGCTCTTTCGCCCGACGGACGATGGTTGGCCTATAGCCATCTCAATCATGGTGTCTGGAATCTTTGGCTGCGAGACGACAGCAACGGCTCCACGCGGCGGATCGCGGATGTACCGTGCAATCAGATTCAGCCATCCTGGGCGAGCGATTCAAAGACTTTGCTCTACGGGACCGATTGCGGCCGGAGCATATGGTTCACAGCCATCGCCCGGCGAAAGGTGCTGCCATGA
- a CDS encoding UBP-type zinc finger domain-containing protein: MTQQCTHLHTIRNVSPNTQGCEECLKMGDTWVHLRMCLHCGHVGCCDSSKNKHATKHFHAAKHPIVRSIEPGESWAWCYVDELELEIEE, translated from the coding sequence ATGACTCAGCAATGCACGCACCTCCATACGATTCGTAACGTCAGCCCCAATACACAAGGCTGCGAAGAATGCCTGAAGATGGGCGATACCTGGGTTCATCTGCGCATGTGTCTGCACTGCGGCCATGTTGGCTGCTGTGATAGTTCCAAGAACAAGCACGCGACCAAGCACTTCCATGCGGCGAAGCACCCCATCGTGCGCTCGATCGAACCGGGCGAAAGCTGGGCCTGGTGCTATGTCGATGAACTGGAACTTGAAATAGAGGAATAG